A genomic stretch from Achromobacter spanius includes:
- a CDS encoding LysR family transcriptional regulator, which produces MDTLNDTAGAVLDLTLLRTFIEVVDCGGFALAADALALTPSAVSGHIKRLEMLAGATLLARTTRSFELTPPGQTLYAYARNIVDLEREARARLSGARLKGRLRIGSSEDFAGAWLAHVLQAFHRAHPDASIELKVGITADLLRQQARGKLDVVFGKQCARVQDEGELLWEEDLVWAWGDDQPWDPDASVPLAVFPDPCVYRAAAITVLSQAGKPWLPAFESGSMAGCLAAAQAGFAVAPVARSQLREGLRALSREDGMPDLPAARFYAYLRSEESAVQGLVAAVRQTGQRRRFSR; this is translated from the coding sequence ATGGACACCCTCAACGACACGGCAGGCGCAGTGCTGGACCTGACCTTGTTGCGCACCTTTATCGAAGTGGTCGACTGCGGCGGCTTTGCGCTGGCCGCCGATGCGCTGGCGTTGACGCCGTCGGCGGTCAGCGGCCACATCAAGCGGCTTGAAATGCTGGCCGGCGCCACGCTGCTTGCGCGCACCACGCGCAGCTTCGAACTGACGCCCCCCGGTCAGACGCTGTACGCCTACGCCCGCAACATCGTCGACCTGGAACGCGAGGCCCGCGCCCGCTTGAGCGGCGCGCGTTTGAAGGGGCGCTTGCGGATCGGTTCGTCCGAGGACTTCGCGGGCGCATGGCTGGCGCACGTGCTGCAAGCCTTTCATCGGGCGCACCCGGATGCGTCGATCGAGCTGAAGGTGGGCATCACCGCCGACCTGCTGCGCCAGCAGGCGCGCGGCAAGCTGGACGTGGTCTTCGGCAAGCAATGTGCGCGCGTGCAAGACGAGGGCGAACTGCTGTGGGAAGAGGATTTGGTGTGGGCCTGGGGCGATGACCAACCGTGGGATCCTGATGCGTCCGTGCCCTTGGCGGTGTTTCCGGATCCGTGCGTGTACCGCGCGGCGGCCATCACGGTCCTCTCGCAGGCCGGCAAGCCGTGGCTGCCGGCGTTTGAAAGCGGCAGCATGGCGGGCTGCCTGGCCGCGGCACAGGCGGGCTTTGCCGTGGCGCCAGTGGCGCGCAGCCAGTTGCGCGAGGGCCTGCGCGCCTTGTCGCGCGAGGACGGCATGCCTGATTTGCCGGCGGCGCGCTTCTACGCCTACCTGCGTTCAGAAGAATCCGCGGTGCAGGGTTTGGTGGCGGCGGTTCGGCAGACCGGGCAACGGCGGCGGTTTTCGCGCTGA
- a CDS encoding MarR family winged helix-turn-helix transcriptional regulator, whose protein sequence is MSDVEPSALATITDPLVCNGAALRKATRRVSQLYDTVLAPCGLKVSQHSILIHIARAGSPSMTDLARALVLDRSALAHNLKPLERDGYVAMSRDERDGRSRRVALTEAGRAKLAESKRLWKDAQRRFEAAYGAERAAALRHALADIFSDEFALAFSRG, encoded by the coding sequence ATGTCCGACGTTGAACCCTCTGCCCTTGCCACCATCACGGACCCGCTGGTCTGCAATGGCGCCGCCTTGCGCAAGGCGACCCGGCGCGTGTCGCAGTTGTATGACACGGTGCTTGCGCCCTGCGGCTTGAAGGTGTCGCAGCATTCCATCCTGATCCACATCGCCCGCGCGGGCTCGCCGTCCATGACCGACCTGGCGCGCGCGCTGGTCCTGGATCGCTCGGCGCTGGCGCACAATCTGAAGCCGCTGGAACGAGACGGTTATGTGGCAATGTCGCGCGACGAGCGCGATGGCCGCAGCCGCCGCGTGGCGCTGACCGAGGCTGGCCGCGCCAAACTTGCCGAGTCCAAACGCCTGTGGAAAGATGCGCAGCGTCGTTTCGAAGCGGCCTATGGCGCTGAACGCGCCGCCGCGTTGCGGCATGCGCTGGCCGATATTTTTTCCGACGAGTTCGCGCTGGCGTTTAGCCGTGGGTAG
- a CDS encoding AraC family transcriptional regulator — protein MPSGQFLMHRSALAGVQAVAARSRHAFARHTHDQFGIGVMRQGAQVSHSGRGQVRAGPGHVITVNPGEVHDGAPIGDTPRAWQMLYLDPDVVAQAASDLDADGHAGATYEFEHPAQSQPALARDVLALYGHAISGGTPLACDALLLRILAQARGDGTRWLVLETGLSVPASIRHARSLIDDAPAATLSLADLAAASGLSRYQALRAFARATGLTPHAYQIQRRLLLARQLIRRGMALADAAATSGFADQSHMTRLFVRAYGVSPGHYAIAARST, from the coding sequence ATGCCCTCTGGCCAATTCCTGATGCATCGCAGCGCGCTTGCCGGCGTGCAGGCCGTGGCCGCGCGCAGCCGCCACGCCTTTGCGCGGCACACGCATGACCAGTTCGGCATTGGCGTGATGCGCCAGGGCGCGCAGGTGTCGCACAGCGGACGCGGCCAGGTTCGCGCGGGGCCGGGCCACGTCATCACCGTCAACCCGGGCGAGGTCCACGACGGCGCACCCATTGGCGACACCCCGCGCGCCTGGCAGATGCTGTATCTGGACCCGGACGTGGTGGCGCAGGCGGCAAGCGATCTGGACGCGGACGGCCACGCGGGCGCCACCTACGAATTTGAACACCCCGCGCAAAGCCAGCCCGCCTTGGCGCGCGACGTATTGGCGTTGTACGGACACGCCATCAGCGGCGGCACCCCGCTCGCCTGCGACGCGCTGTTGCTGCGGATCCTGGCCCAGGCGCGCGGCGACGGCACGCGGTGGCTGGTGCTTGAGACCGGCCTGAGCGTGCCCGCATCAATTCGCCACGCACGCAGCCTGATCGACGACGCCCCCGCCGCCACATTGTCGCTGGCGGACCTGGCTGCCGCCAGCGGGCTCAGCCGGTATCAGGCGCTGCGCGCCTTTGCCCGCGCCACGGGCCTCACGCCGCATGCGTATCAAATACAGCGGCGCCTGCTGCTGGCGCGCCAGTTGATCCGACGCGGCATGGCACTGGCCGACGCCGCCGCCACCAGCGGCTTTGCCGACCAAAGCCATATGACGCGGCTGTTCGTTCGAGCCTACGGCGTATCGCCTGGCCACTACGCCATCGCGGCCCGCTCGACCTGA
- a CDS encoding DMT family transporter, whose amino-acid sequence MDTNKRMWGYGFLAAAMALVGSTVIASKIIGAGMPPFTATALRFAIALPCLALLMAATGARLPRLQKRDWLLLAAQAIAGSVGYTTLLIAGLQRASAVDGGIILGTLPLVSAAIAVLVLGERPGKATLGAIAMAAFGVWLMARSGANADRAASWTGNALILGAVVCEGLFILLNKRLRVPVPPLALSTVMAGFGLAFSALASVAESPWTLNVSADAVLAVGYYALVPTVGGFLLWYAGAARVRGSEAALFTALAPVCAVLLAASVLGESVTLAQAAGMGCVLGGVLMQGLATRSGREPSATKH is encoded by the coding sequence ATGGACACGAACAAACGCATGTGGGGTTATGGCTTTCTGGCAGCGGCCATGGCGCTGGTGGGCAGCACGGTCATCGCCAGCAAGATCATCGGGGCGGGCATGCCGCCATTCACGGCCACCGCGCTGCGGTTCGCCATTGCGCTGCCCTGCCTGGCCCTGCTGATGGCGGCCACCGGGGCGCGATTACCCCGCCTGCAAAAGCGCGATTGGCTGCTGCTGGCGGCACAGGCCATTGCCGGCAGCGTGGGCTATACGACCCTGTTGATCGCCGGCCTGCAACGCGCCTCGGCGGTGGATGGCGGCATCATCCTGGGCACCTTGCCGCTGGTGTCCGCCGCCATCGCCGTGCTGGTGCTGGGCGAACGCCCCGGCAAGGCCACGCTGGGCGCCATAGCCATGGCGGCATTCGGCGTCTGGCTCATGGCTCGCAGTGGGGCAAACGCGGATCGGGCCGCATCGTGGACCGGCAATGCGCTGATTCTGGGCGCAGTGGTGTGCGAAGGGCTGTTCATCCTGCTCAACAAACGCTTGCGCGTGCCCGTGCCGCCGCTGGCGCTATCGACGGTGATGGCGGGATTCGGCCTGGCCTTTTCCGCGCTGGCCAGCGTGGCCGAATCGCCTTGGACGTTGAACGTGTCGGCCGACGCCGTGCTGGCGGTGGGTTATTACGCGCTGGTACCCACGGTGGGAGGCTTCCTGCTCTGGTACGCGGGTGCTGCGCGCGTGCGCGGTTCGGAAGCGGCGCTATTCACCGCGCTGGCGCCGGTGTGCGCGGTGCTGCTGGCCGCCAGCGTGCTGGGTGAATCGGTCACGCTTGCCCAAGCAGCAGGCATGGGATGCGTGCTGGGCGGCGTGTTGATGCAGGGCCTGGCCACGCGCTCCGGCCGCGAGCCGTCGGCCACCAAGCACTAA
- a CDS encoding alpha/beta fold hydrolase encodes MSAYAQVQTPLLDIAYLEWNPAGSRTAVLVHGWPDSPECWNPVATRLAAEGYRVLCPALRGFGPTRFRHAATPRSGELAALGRDLLDFIDALALDRPTLVGHDWGARAAANACGLRPGVATQLILLSVGYGTNDPNQVLPLTQARNYWYHWYMATPRGAATVRDDRQAFARMMWDTWSPGVWYTQADFEEAARAFDNPDWADIVLHSYRQRWGHAEGEPAYAADTAQLTPAPVLTVPTLVLHGGADACNHPATSEGKEHFFSGAYERQVLDGVGHFPQREAPQAVADAILRFCATPGNATPPGSPPRNGG; translated from the coding sequence ATGTCCGCCTACGCCCAGGTCCAAACCCCCTTGCTGGATATCGCCTACCTGGAATGGAACCCCGCCGGGTCGCGCACCGCCGTGCTGGTACATGGCTGGCCGGACAGTCCGGAATGCTGGAATCCTGTCGCGACACGCTTGGCCGCGGAAGGCTACCGCGTGCTGTGCCCCGCGCTGCGTGGCTTTGGACCGACGCGCTTTCGGCACGCCGCCACGCCACGCAGTGGCGAGCTAGCCGCGCTGGGGCGCGATCTGCTGGACTTCATCGACGCGCTGGCCTTGGACCGCCCCACGCTGGTCGGCCACGATTGGGGCGCGCGCGCCGCCGCCAACGCCTGCGGCCTGCGGCCCGGCGTGGCGACGCAACTGATACTGCTGTCGGTGGGCTACGGCACCAACGACCCGAACCAGGTACTGCCGCTTACGCAGGCGCGCAACTATTGGTACCACTGGTACATGGCCACGCCCCGGGGCGCGGCCACCGTGCGCGACGACCGCCAGGCCTTTGCCCGCATGATGTGGGACACCTGGTCGCCCGGCGTCTGGTACACGCAGGCCGATTTCGAGGAAGCGGCGCGCGCGTTCGACAACCCCGACTGGGCCGACATCGTGCTGCATTCCTACCGGCAACGCTGGGGGCACGCCGAGGGCGAGCCGGCCTACGCAGCCGACACAGCCCAACTCACGCCCGCGCCCGTCTTGACGGTACCCACCCTGGTGCTGCACGGTGGCGCCGACGCCTGCAACCACCCCGCCACGTCCGAGGGCAAGGAACACTTTTTCAGCGGCGCTTATGAACGCCAAGTCCTGGACGGCGTAGGCCATTTCCCGCAGCGGGAAGCCCCGCAGGCCGTGGCGGATGCCATCCTGCGGTTCTGCGCGACACCCGGGAATGCCACCCCGCCGGGCAGCCCGCCACGGAATGGCGGATAA
- a CDS encoding LysR substrate-binding domain-containing protein — translation MRFDLTDLRLFLNVQESGSITAGAKRSHMTLASASERIRGMEGDLGVPLLLRAHRGVEPTPAGQTLAHHARVVLAQIDRMRGELDHFGHGLKGHVRVLCNTTALSEYLPPVLGDFLRDHPRVSVDLEEKPSLEIADALRAGTCDIGVLADSADLHGLHTQTFRHDPLTVIVPRGHALAQRSSVMLSEVADEDFVGLVEGSALQDHIAHHARRSGKVLSYRVRLRGFDAVCRMVGQGVGIAIVPRVAAVRLGRAAGVQRVTLADAWAARDLVLCVRDALPAYAAELVAYALRDAPPTNAPRGGPFADGPARTTSRKRPRPG, via the coding sequence ATGCGATTCGACCTGACCGACCTTCGTCTTTTCCTCAACGTGCAGGAATCGGGCTCCATCACAGCGGGCGCCAAGCGCAGCCATATGACGCTGGCGTCGGCCAGCGAGCGCATCCGGGGCATGGAGGGCGACCTGGGCGTGCCGCTGTTGCTGCGCGCGCATCGCGGCGTGGAACCCACCCCGGCCGGCCAGACGCTGGCGCACCATGCGCGCGTCGTGCTGGCGCAGATCGACCGCATGCGCGGCGAACTCGATCATTTTGGCCACGGCCTGAAAGGGCACGTGCGCGTGCTGTGCAACACCACTGCCTTAAGCGAATACCTGCCGCCCGTGCTGGGCGATTTTCTGCGCGACCATCCCCGCGTGTCAGTGGACCTGGAAGAAAAGCCCAGCCTGGAAATCGCCGATGCCTTGCGCGCGGGCACCTGCGATATCGGCGTGCTGGCGGACTCGGCGGACCTGCATGGGCTGCACACCCAGACCTTCCGCCATGATCCGCTGACCGTGATCGTGCCGCGCGGCCATGCGCTGGCGCAGCGTTCGTCCGTCATGCTGAGCGAGGTGGCGGACGAGGATTTTGTGGGGCTGGTCGAAGGCAGCGCCTTGCAAGACCATATTGCGCACCATGCGCGGAGAAGCGGCAAGGTGTTGTCGTACCGCGTGCGTTTGCGCGGCTTCGATGCCGTGTGCCGGATGGTGGGGCAGGGCGTGGGCATCGCGATCGTGCCGCGCGTGGCCGCCGTGCGCCTGGGGCGTGCGGCGGGCGTGCAGCGAGTGACTTTGGCCGACGCCTGGGCCGCGCGCGACCTGGTGCTGTGCGTGCGTGACGCACTGCCGGCATACGCCGCCGAACTGGTGGCGTACGCGCTGCGCGATGCGCCGCCTACGAACGCGCCAAGGGGCGGGCCTTTTGCAGATGGCCCGGCGCGAACCACGAGCCGGAAGCGACCGCGGCCAGGATGA
- a CDS encoding MATE family efflux transporter codes for MLEAPIAPTLARLAWPNILMMTAQSATSLIETWFLARLGTSVLAGVALVVPVLFLMGNMSQGAMGGGISAAVARALGGGRRQEADQLVLHAVVLNAILGMLFCVLMLAFGPQLYRALGAQGEALDAALTYSNVIFGGIVLMWLMNAFASVIRGTGNMLVPGAVICGGALLLVPLSPCLIFGWGPFPALGVAGGGWALVIYYGVGALILGLYCASGRNPARLVISRLHWTLMRSILSVGALATLNPLLTNAVVALTAALVGAYAGTAAVAGYGIAVRLEYLLMPIAFGLGAPMVAMVASNIGAGRPERAMRIALTGGAMAFVLAETIGLTAAIFPEAWLRLFGAEDHMLQAGADYLRTVGPVYGFFALGFSMYFASQGAGRLKWPLVAGGLRLATAVGAGAIALHLTGSLTVFFLVAAVAMCLYGLIILAAVASGSWFAPGHLQKARPLARS; via the coding sequence ATGCTTGAAGCGCCAATCGCCCCCACGCTGGCCCGGCTGGCCTGGCCCAATATATTGATGATGACGGCGCAGTCCGCCACCAGCCTGATCGAAACCTGGTTCCTGGCGCGGCTGGGCACCTCGGTGCTGGCTGGCGTGGCGCTGGTGGTGCCGGTGCTGTTCCTGATGGGCAACATGTCGCAAGGCGCAATGGGAGGCGGCATTTCCGCGGCGGTGGCGCGCGCGCTGGGCGGCGGGCGCCGGCAGGAGGCCGACCAACTGGTGCTGCACGCCGTGGTGCTCAACGCGATTCTGGGCATGCTCTTCTGTGTGCTGATGCTGGCCTTCGGGCCGCAGTTGTATCGCGCGCTGGGCGCGCAAGGCGAAGCGCTGGACGCCGCGCTGACGTATTCCAACGTGATCTTCGGCGGCATCGTCCTGATGTGGCTGATGAACGCTTTTGCCAGCGTCATCCGGGGCACGGGCAACATGCTGGTACCGGGCGCGGTGATCTGCGGCGGGGCCTTGCTGCTGGTTCCCTTGTCGCCCTGCCTGATCTTCGGTTGGGGTCCGTTTCCCGCGCTGGGCGTGGCGGGCGGCGGCTGGGCACTGGTCATCTACTACGGCGTGGGCGCGCTGATCCTGGGCCTCTACTGCGCCAGCGGCCGCAACCCCGCGCGGCTGGTCATCAGCCGGCTGCACTGGACATTGATGCGCAGCATTCTTAGCGTAGGCGCATTGGCCACCCTGAACCCGCTGCTGACCAATGCCGTGGTGGCGCTAACGGCGGCCTTGGTCGGCGCCTATGCCGGCACGGCCGCGGTGGCCGGCTACGGCATTGCCGTGCGCCTGGAATATCTGCTGATGCCCATTGCCTTCGGGCTGGGCGCACCCATGGTCGCCATGGTGGCCTCCAACATCGGCGCGGGGCGGCCCGAGCGCGCCATGCGTATCGCGTTGACCGGTGGCGCCATGGCCTTCGTGCTGGCAGAAACCATCGGACTGACGGCGGCGATTTTTCCAGAGGCCTGGCTGCGGCTGTTCGGCGCCGAAGACCACATGCTGCAAGCCGGCGCCGACTACCTGCGCACCGTCGGCCCTGTGTACGGGTTCTTTGCGTTGGGGTTTTCGATGTACTTCGCCTCGCAAGGCGCGGGGCGTTTGAAGTGGCCGCTGGTGGCCGGCGGCCTGCGCCTGGCGACGGCGGTGGGCGCGGGCGCCATCGCGCTGCACCTGACCGGGTCGCTGACGGTGTTCTTCCTGGTGGCGGCCGTGGCGATGTGCCTGTACGGCTTGATCATCCTGGCCGCGGTCGCTTCCGGCTCGTGGTTCGCGCCGGGCCATCTGCAAAAGGCCCGCCCCTTGGCGCGTTCGTAG
- a CDS encoding GNAT family N-acetyltransferase: MPQDHNRLEVSLLTADGAEACLADLAGLLHACVQNGASVNFVLPFSMDDANAFWRVKVLPAVAQGGLSLWIAREGGRLAGAVQLDCDTPPNQPHRAEIRKLLVHPDFRRRGIARRLLNEAETQAVTLGRSLITLDTRTGDSAEPLYTSAGYIAIGQIPGFSRDPHDPGKVDATTIMYKRV; the protein is encoded by the coding sequence ATGCCCCAAGACCACAACCGCCTTGAAGTGTCCCTGCTGACGGCCGACGGCGCAGAGGCCTGCCTGGCTGACCTGGCCGGCCTGCTGCACGCCTGCGTGCAGAACGGCGCCAGCGTCAACTTCGTCCTGCCGTTTTCAATGGACGACGCCAATGCCTTCTGGCGGGTCAAAGTACTGCCCGCGGTGGCGCAAGGCGGTTTGTCGTTGTGGATCGCGCGCGAGGGCGGCCGGCTGGCCGGCGCCGTGCAACTGGACTGCGATACGCCACCCAATCAACCGCATCGGGCCGAGATCCGCAAGCTGCTGGTCCACCCCGACTTCCGCCGCCGAGGCATCGCCCGCCGCTTGCTTAACGAAGCCGAAACGCAAGCCGTGACGCTGGGCCGCAGCCTGATCACCCTGGACACCCGCACAGGTGATAGCGCCGAACCCTTGTATACGTCGGCCGGCTATATCGCGATAGGACAAATCCCCGGCTTCAGCCGCGACCCGCACGACCCGGGCAAGGTGGATGCGACGACGATCATGTACAAGCGGGTTTGA
- a CDS encoding SDR family oxidoreductase, producing MKSEKIWLVTGASTGLGLALVRMLLDLGHKVAATSRDGDALLDAVGAKLEGQFLPLTVDVADERSVRRAVAATMAAFGRVDVLVNNARAACPGSLDELSDADVRAAFDINVFGALNMIRAVLPRMRSQGSGHVINVSSILGFDGRHAEWGAYSAAKFAVCGMTEALAAQAAPWGVRVSLVYPGAMRAVSPRDGGGSPERAARAVQAHDGGDAAKAAQALIQAAEAQYAPLHLFLGRDAFDQARGKIQSVQQELARWRDMSVSIGFVDERRLAA from the coding sequence ATGAAATCCGAAAAAATCTGGTTGGTGACGGGCGCATCGACGGGCCTGGGCCTGGCATTGGTGCGGATGCTGCTGGACCTGGGACACAAGGTGGCGGCGACGTCGCGGGATGGCGATGCATTGCTGGACGCGGTGGGCGCGAAGCTGGAAGGCCAGTTTCTGCCGTTGACGGTGGACGTGGCCGATGAGCGCAGCGTGCGCCGCGCGGTGGCCGCCACCATGGCCGCCTTCGGCCGTGTGGATGTGCTGGTGAACAACGCGCGCGCGGCATGCCCGGGCTCGCTGGATGAGTTGTCCGACGCCGACGTGCGCGCCGCGTTTGATATCAATGTCTTCGGCGCGCTCAACATGATCCGCGCGGTGCTGCCGCGCATGCGGTCGCAGGGCAGCGGGCATGTCATCAATGTCTCGTCGATCCTGGGCTTTGATGGCAGGCATGCCGAGTGGGGCGCTTACAGTGCCGCCAAGTTCGCGGTGTGCGGCATGACCGAGGCGTTGGCGGCGCAAGCCGCGCCGTGGGGCGTGCGCGTGTCGCTGGTCTATCCGGGCGCCATGCGGGCGGTATCGCCGCGTGATGGCGGCGGCTCTCCCGAACGGGCCGCGCGCGCAGTCCAGGCGCATGACGGCGGCGATGCGGCCAAGGCGGCGCAGGCGCTGATTCAGGCGGCAGAGGCGCAGTACGCGCCGCTGCATCTGTTTCTGGGGCGCGATGCGTTTGACCAGGCGCGCGGCAAGATCCAATCGGTGCAGCAGGAACTGGCGCGCTGGCGCGACATGTCGGTGTCCATTGGCTTCGTGGATGAGCGGCGCCTGGCGGCATGA
- a CDS encoding sulfite exporter TauE/SafE family protein, producing MTTMDLLPGGTPAILAAVVSVFVLAGVVKGVVGLGLPTISMALLALVMAPAQAAALLIVPSLITNLWQARPWPMLAPTLRRIGTMQVGVCVGTLAGAMWLGAPSGRWSSVCLGLALIAYAAWGLFGSPPSVPRRHERVLGALVGTITGVITAATGVFVIPAVPYLQALNLGKDGLIQAMGISFTVSTLALAAGLWVNGGYSPGAASASLLMLLPALAGMALGQWLRGKLSARTFKLFFMISLALLGAWQVAQGWTG from the coding sequence ATGACGACGATGGATCTCCTGCCCGGCGGCACCCCGGCAATACTGGCCGCCGTCGTGTCCGTGTTCGTCCTGGCCGGTGTGGTCAAGGGCGTGGTGGGCTTGGGGCTGCCCACCATTTCCATGGCATTGCTGGCCTTGGTGATGGCGCCCGCGCAAGCCGCCGCCTTGCTGATCGTGCCGTCCTTGATCACCAACCTGTGGCAGGCGCGCCCCTGGCCCATGTTGGCGCCTACGCTGCGGCGCATCGGCACCATGCAGGTCGGCGTGTGCGTGGGAACGCTGGCCGGTGCGATGTGGCTGGGCGCGCCCAGCGGGCGTTGGTCCAGTGTCTGCCTGGGGCTGGCGCTGATTGCCTATGCCGCGTGGGGCCTGTTTGGATCGCCGCCCAGCGTGCCGCGCCGGCACGAGCGTGTGCTGGGCGCGCTGGTGGGCACGATCACCGGCGTGATCACGGCGGCCACCGGGGTGTTCGTGATCCCCGCCGTGCCCTACCTGCAAGCCTTGAACCTGGGCAAGGACGGATTGATCCAGGCCATGGGCATTTCATTCACGGTGTCGACCTTGGCGCTGGCGGCGGGCCTGTGGGTCAACGGCGGCTACAGCCCGGGCGCGGCCAGCGCATCCCTGCTGATGCTGCTGCCCGCGCTGGCCGGCATGGCGCTGGGGCAATGGCTGCGGGGCAAGCTGTCTGCCCGCACATTCAAGCTGTTTTTCATGATCAGCCTGGCCTTGCTGGGCGCGTGGCAGGTGGCCCAGGGCTGGACGGGCTAA
- a CDS encoding helix-turn-helix domain-containing protein, whose amino-acid sequence MENMPVDTDLDRRIAQRLKALRQERGWSLDELAGLAGVSRATLSRLENADVSPTAAVLGKLCAAHGLTMSRLMMMVEDDFAPLVPEHAQAVWVDDSAGFRRRSVSPPAQQLAGEVLACELAPGSRIAYDQSPRPGLEHHLLMLEGELSITVDGQSYTLAPGDCLRYQLFGASLFATPPQRGARYLLFIV is encoded by the coding sequence ATGGAAAACATGCCCGTCGATACTGATCTGGACCGTCGCATCGCCCAGCGGCTGAAGGCGCTGCGGCAAGAACGCGGCTGGTCGCTGGACGAGCTTGCCGGCTTGGCGGGCGTCAGCCGCGCCACCTTGTCGCGCCTGGAAAATGCCGATGTCAGCCCCACCGCCGCCGTGCTCGGCAAGCTGTGCGCCGCGCACGGCCTGACCATGTCGCGCCTGATGATGATGGTGGAAGACGACTTCGCGCCGCTGGTGCCCGAACACGCGCAAGCCGTGTGGGTCGACGACAGCGCGGGCTTTCGCCGCCGTTCGGTATCCCCGCCCGCGCAGCAGCTGGCCGGCGAAGTCCTGGCATGCGAGCTGGCGCCCGGCTCCCGCATTGCCTACGACCAATCACCCCGGCCCGGCCTGGAACATCATCTGCTGATGCTGGAAGGCGAATTGAGCATCACCGTTGATGGGCAGTCGTACACCTTGGCGCCAGGCGATTGCCTGCGCTACCAACTGTTCGGCGCCAGCCTGTTCGCTACCCCGCCGCAACGCGGCGCCCGCTATCTGCTGTTCATCGTCTGA